One genomic segment of Profundibacter amoris includes these proteins:
- a CDS encoding TRAP transporter large permease produces MLFGLDGVEIGLIIIFLSLFGGILSGFPVAFAIGGSAVISFAIIAGLDSAGLLIHQAIDTSSDAYNALLSSGIHADKISVFRNPDLPRIAQPVFERGWEHAMNTNISFIVNRMNERVLAGASIETLLAVLMFVLMGITLERSKIANDLLTTMARVFGPLPGGLAVSVVVVGAFLAASTGIVGATVVTMGLLSLPTMLRHNYSPELATGVIAASGTLGQIIPPSIVIVLLGTLAGDLYSAAQEQRAQLVGCSDALTYLGEAAVVSVGTLFQAAILPGIMLAFLYGLYAFGYALVKPDKAPPVPAMEGKGEKIGRNGALTWFLLAPAVLIGGMFVMGSFGVVGSQAILVDSYSDATESTSLRTNVSEQCQAAIIELHGQEKWDAAVAQQAAIDAAGGAQESHKLTAEELVAATDAKVAAAAPIGSGIAIFFTFMALILVFARGIAPSADPRPILIGLAGVALAFIADIALITPLSTPGMTTTYLLIPALLTFHGVYHAAIRLGKNELLAVVFPPLVLIIAVLGSILGGITNPTPAAALGAGGAILLAAYRKLQDEGGTGRIILMATFAIVVMILVGVNFDLRMNRSDVPFEDILAFIIAKGAYLFAMFGILFGCVVLYRGAVLTPIVRETAKVTSMVFTILIGSQLLNLVVISFGGEEYIQDFLKSFDSEMKVFLIVMVVLFFLGFVLDFLEIIYIVIPIVGPVIYGGTFDPKWVTIMIAVNLQTSFLTPPFGFALFYLRGVAPPSVTTGHIYRGIIPFVLIQVVGLALLWSFPSVVTILPNLFAN; encoded by the coding sequence ATGTTATTCGGACTTGATGGCGTCGAGATTGGCCTGATCATCATCTTTCTGTCCCTGTTTGGCGGAATCCTTTCCGGTTTTCCGGTGGCCTTTGCCATTGGCGGCTCGGCTGTTATTTCCTTTGCGATCATTGCGGGGCTGGACAGCGCCGGTTTGCTGATCCATCAGGCGATTGACACGTCGAGCGATGCCTATAATGCGCTGCTGTCGTCGGGAATACACGCCGACAAGATATCGGTGTTCCGAAACCCCGACCTGCCTAGGATTGCCCAGCCTGTGTTCGAGCGTGGCTGGGAACACGCGATGAACACCAATATCAGTTTCATTGTGAACCGGATGAACGAACGGGTTCTGGCGGGGGCGTCGATTGAAACGCTGCTGGCGGTGCTGATGTTCGTGCTGATGGGGATCACGCTGGAACGCTCGAAAATCGCCAATGACCTGCTGACCACAATGGCCCGCGTGTTTGGCCCGCTGCCCGGCGGTCTGGCCGTTTCGGTTGTGGTTGTGGGCGCGTTTCTGGCGGCTTCCACGGGGATTGTCGGCGCCACCGTGGTGACGATGGGCCTGCTGTCCCTGCCCACCATGTTGCGGCACAACTATTCACCGGAACTGGCAACAGGGGTGATCGCGGCCTCGGGCACATTGGGGCAGATCATTCCACCCTCGATCGTGATCGTGCTACTGGGCACATTGGCGGGCGACCTTTATTCCGCCGCACAGGAACAGCGCGCACAATTGGTCGGCTGTTCCGATGCGCTGACCTATCTGGGCGAGGCGGCAGTGGTTTCGGTCGGCACGCTGTTTCAGGCAGCAATCCTGCCGGGGATTATGCTGGCCTTCCTCTATGGTCTATATGCCTTTGGCTATGCACTGGTGAAGCCGGACAAGGCACCGCCCGTGCCCGCCATGGAAGGCAAGGGTGAAAAGATCGGTCGCAACGGTGCGCTGACATGGTTCCTGCTGGCACCTGCGGTTCTGATCGGCGGCATGTTCGTGATGGGCAGTTTCGGTGTGGTCGGATCACAAGCGATTTTGGTCGACAGCTATTCCGATGCAACCGAATCCACATCCCTGCGCACAAATGTTTCCGAGCAATGTCAGGCTGCGATTATTGAATTGCACGGGCAGGAAAAATGGGATGCGGCTGTGGCCCAGCAAGCGGCGATTGACGCGGCAGGCGGGGCACAAGAGAGCCACAAACTGACCGCGGAAGAACTGGTTGCGGCAACGGATGCAAAGGTTGCGGCGGCAGCGCCGATCGGCTCGGGCATTGCCATCTTCTTTACCTTCATGGCGCTGATCCTTGTGTTTGCCCGTGGCATCGCACCTTCGGCCGACCCGCGCCCGATCCTGATCGGGCTGGCCGGTGTTGCGCTGGCGTTCATTGCAGATATTGCGCTGATCACACCCTTAAGCACACCGGGGATGACCACGACCTACCTGCTTATCCCCGCGTTGCTGACGTTCCATGGCGTTTACCATGCGGCAATCCGGTTGGGTAAAAACGAACTGCTGGCTGTGGTGTTCCCGCCGCTGGTGCTGATCATCGCGGTGCTTGGCTCGATTCTGGGCGGCATCACCAACCCGACACCGGCGGCAGCGCTGGGGGCGGGCGGGGCCATTCTGCTGGCGGCCTATCGCAAACTGCAGGACGAAGGCGGCACGGGACGGATTATCCTGATGGCGACATTCGCGATCGTCGTGATGATCCTTGTCGGGGTTAACTTTGATCTGCGGATGAACCGCAGCGACGTGCCATTCGAGGATATTCTGGCCTTTATCATTGCCAAAGGCGCCTATCTGTTCGCGATGTTCGGCATCCTTTTCGGTTGTGTCGTGCTGTATCGCGGCGCGGTCCTAACACCGATTGTGCGTGAAACAGCCAAGGTGACCAGCATGGTGTTCACCATCCTGATCGGCTCGCAATTGCTGAACCTTGTGGTGATTTCATTCGGTGGCGAGGAATATATTCAGGACTTCCTGAAAAGTTTCGACAGCGAAATGAAGGTGTTCCTGATCGTGATGGTCGTGCTGTTCTTCCTTGGCTTTGTGCTGGATTTCCTTGAAATCATCTACATCGTGATCCCGATCGTCGGGCCGGTGATTTACGGTGGCACGTTTGATCCGAAATGGGTGACGATCATGATTGCGGTGAACCTGCAAACTTCGTTCCTGACCCCGCCGTTCGGCTTTGCGCTGTTCTACTTGCGCGGGGTGGCACCGCCCAGCGTGACCACCGGCCACATCTACCGCGGTATCATTCCCTTCGTGTTGATCCAGGTGGTCGGGCTGGCGTTGTTATGGAGCTTCCCCAGCGTGGTTACCATTCTGCCGAACCTGTTTGCGAACTAG
- a CDS encoding TRAP transporter small permease subunit gives MNDDIACSGFFSASVEDTISCLDKFETSGPIQWFFGNILESFYNFGYAITHPSLWLSWLNGFDGAEDKQALMRFVYYGGSQEFFFVIFTAFLMMTAYGIWRNSFMWGVVRTLEGFANTVGRFFAWAGLLMVLQQIVIVFMQRIFTAAEITLAFGAPLTKDVSWWAESLKFENALIVALCATYTFVQGGHVRVDLVYSKVKFRTKRAIDMFGSLFFMMPTAVLVWMYGWYFMWRNLINPPVSASDTLERLMLKSRAVRWSVETIGFSPNGFNGYFLFKILLISYSAMVFLQAIAFFYRSYLERKEGPESEGKYLDKDSLGEGEEAYEGTH, from the coding sequence ATGAACGATGATATCGCCTGCTCGGGCTTTTTCAGCGCATCCGTCGAGGATACCATATCCTGTCTGGATAAATTCGAAACCTCGGGGCCGATTCAGTGGTTCTTTGGCAATATACTCGAATCCTTTTACAACTTCGGTTATGCGATCACGCATCCCTCCCTGTGGCTAAGCTGGCTTAACGGGTTTGACGGGGCCGAGGACAAGCAGGCGCTGATGCGCTTTGTCTATTACGGCGGCTCGCAAGAATTCTTCTTTGTGATCTTCACGGCTTTCCTGATGATGACGGCATACGGCATCTGGCGAAACAGTTTCATGTGGGGCGTGGTGCGCACCCTGGAAGGGTTTGCCAACACCGTCGGGCGTTTCTTTGCCTGGGCCGGTCTGCTGATGGTGCTGCAACAGATTGTCATCGTCTTTATGCAGCGGATTTTTACCGCTGCCGAAATCACACTGGCCTTTGGCGCCCCGCTGACCAAGGACGTCAGCTGGTGGGCCGAGAGCCTGAAGTTTGAAAACGCATTGATCGTTGCGCTCTGTGCCACCTACACCTTTGTGCAAGGCGGGCATGTGCGGGTGGATCTGGTCTATTCCAAGGTCAAATTCCGCACCAAACGCGCGATTGATATGTTCGGATCATTGTTTTTCATGATGCCCACGGCGGTGCTGGTCTGGATGTATGGCTGGTATTTCATGTGGCGTAACCTGATCAACCCGCCGGTTTCGGCCTCGGACACGCTGGAGCGGTTGATGCTGAAATCCCGCGCGGTGCGCTGGAGCGTCGAGACCATCGGCTTTTCGCCCAATGGGTTCAACGGCTATTTCCTGTTCAAAATTCTGCTGATTTCCTATTCGGCAATGGTATTCCTGCAGGCGATCGCCTTTTTCTACCGTTCCTATCTGGAGCGCAAGGAGGGGCCGGAATCCGAGGGTAAATATCTGGATAAAGACAGTCTTGGCGAAGGCGAAGAAGCCTACGAAGGCACACATTAA
- a CDS encoding TRAP transporter substrate-binding protein, translating to MDRRSFLRTSALGGTAAAASTLAAPAYAQGKRKLTMVTAWGRGLAGVFDAAQHTADTINAMSDGSLEIEIKAAGELVGAFEVFDAVTSGQADMYHAADYYFVSQHPGFAFFTSIPMGMTAQELHNWYYHGNGRKYHDSLGEIFGLKSFLAGNTGAQAGGWFRKEINGPEDFNGLKFRMPGLGGKALGYLGASVQNLPGSEVYQALASGAIDGTEWIGPWADEKAGFQEITKFFYTAGFHEPGAGLSLATNLDVFNSLSPAHQKMIEAASAFTNSWSLAQFLMNNGSALERLKAGGVKVLEFPDSVWDAFGEGTRQVYEEFMGDELFKEIYDDYTASMKASSGWLTVGEGAYRTQRDRVMG from the coding sequence ATGGATCGTCGCTCATTTTTGAGAACTTCTGCACTTGGCGGTACCGCCGCAGCCGCATCGACACTGGCTGCACCGGCATACGCCCAAGGCAAACGCAAACTGACTATGGTCACCGCATGGGGCCGTGGCCTTGCCGGTGTGTTTGACGCAGCACAGCACACAGCCGACACCATCAACGCAATGTCCGATGGCAGCCTTGAAATCGAAATCAAAGCCGCAGGCGAACTGGTTGGCGCGTTCGAAGTATTCGACGCCGTTACATCCGGTCAGGCCGACATGTACCACGCTGCTGATTACTATTTCGTCAGCCAGCATCCCGGTTTCGCGTTCTTCACATCGATCCCGATGGGTATGACCGCGCAGGAACTGCACAACTGGTACTACCATGGCAACGGCCGCAAGTATCATGACAGCTTGGGCGAAATCTTTGGTCTGAAATCCTTCCTGGCCGGTAACACCGGTGCACAGGCCGGTGGCTGGTTCCGCAAGGAAATCAATGGCCCCGAAGATTTCAACGGCCTGAAATTCCGCATGCCCGGTCTGGGCGGCAAAGCCCTGGGTTATCTTGGTGCATCGGTTCAGAACCTGCCGGGTTCCGAAGTGTATCAGGCGCTGGCCTCCGGTGCGATTGACGGCACCGAGTGGATTGGCCCGTGGGCTGATGAAAAAGCCGGTTTCCAGGAAATCACCAAGTTCTTCTACACAGCCGGCTTCCACGAGCCGGGTGCCGGTCTGTCGCTGGCGACAAACCTTGACGTGTTCAACAGCCTCAGCCCTGCACACCAGAAGATGATCGAGGCCGCTTCTGCCTTTACCAACTCCTGGTCGCTGGCGCAGTTCCTGATGAACAACGGCTCGGCGCTTGAGCGTCTGAAAGCCGGTGGCGTCAAGGTTCTGGAATTCCCTGACAGCGTTTGGGATGCTTTCGGTGAAGGCACCCGTCAGGTCTATGAAGAATTCATGGGCGACGAGCTGTTCAAGGAAATCTATGACGATTACACAGCGTCGATGAAAGCATCGTCCGGCTGGTTGACCGTGGGTGAAGGCGCCTACCGCACCCAGCGTGACCGTGTAATGGGCTAA
- a CDS encoding cache domain-containing protein yields the protein MKNRFGLSYGQKVFLLATLPLLLAAAAIAVLVTAQSRQTAQQEIRVLQDELITAKRAELKNYLSLARTAFINIYGRALPDDEDAKLQATQTLSAMLYGQDGYFFVYDYEGNNLVSPRRTEMIGKNWLGMAGPDGQMVVDRMIEIARQGGGYMTYDWPKPSTGKVERMVSYVVGLQDWRWVIGTGVFIDDVLETIASEKAEVEGRVQSTFLYIGGITLGALLLVFLSGMFLNLRERRLADAKLKGLTQRVLDTQEEERSRVARELHDSISQILVGVRYALELARKRVQTGDARADENLGKGIDSLNSAIQEVRRISHDLRPGVLDDLGLGPALQALTQEFSQRTGIKTELETVVFRNRLDAESKIALFRIAQEALTNIERHAGATEVSIKLFGHKKGGTLRIIDNGRGIGDNTPATAQGGLGLRNMQERVEQLDGTLHMTSTKDGTVIEAQIPLTHLLPPEETRG from the coding sequence ATGAAAAACAGGTTCGGGCTTAGTTACGGGCAAAAGGTGTTTTTGCTGGCCACCTTGCCGTTGCTGCTGGCGGCGGCGGCGATTGCCGTGCTGGTGACAGCCCAGTCCCGCCAGACCGCGCAACAGGAAATCCGCGTATTACAGGACGAATTGATCACCGCCAAACGGGCTGAACTAAAGAACTACCTGTCACTGGCCCGCACCGCCTTTATCAACATCTACGGCCGCGCCCTGCCCGATGATGAAGATGCAAAATTGCAGGCAACGCAGACGCTTTCGGCGATGTTGTATGGTCAGGACGGCTATTTCTTTGTTTATGATTACGAGGGAAACAATCTGGTCAGCCCGCGGCGCACCGAAATGATTGGCAAGAACTGGCTGGGCATGGCAGGGCCGGACGGTCAGATGGTGGTGGACCGGATGATTGAAATCGCCCGTCAGGGGGGCGGGTATATGACGTATGACTGGCCCAAACCGTCAACCGGCAAGGTCGAACGCATGGTGTCCTATGTGGTCGGATTACAGGACTGGCGCTGGGTGATCGGCACTGGCGTATTTATCGACGATGTGCTGGAAACGATCGCCTCGGAAAAGGCCGAGGTCGAAGGGCGCGTGCAAAGCACCTTCCTCTATATCGGCGGGATTACCCTTGGCGCGTTGCTGCTGGTGTTTCTGTCGGGCATGTTCCTGAACCTGCGCGAACGCCGACTGGCCGACGCCAAGCTAAAGGGGCTGACCCAGCGGGTTCTGGACACGCAGGAAGAAGAACGCAGCCGCGTGGCCCGCGAATTGCACGACAGCATCAGCCAGATCCTTGTCGGGGTGCGCTATGCGCTGGAACTGGCCCGCAAGCGGGTGCAGACGGGCGATGCGCGGGCCGATGAAAATCTGGGCAAGGGCATCGACAGTCTGAACAGCGCCATTCAGGAGGTGCGGCGCATTTCCCACGACCTGCGCCCCGGTGTGCTGGATGATCTGGGGCTTGGCCCTGCCCTTCAGGCGCTGACACAGGAATTCAGCCAGCGCACCGGAATCAAAACCGAACTGGAAACCGTGGTGTTTCGCAACCGGCTGGATGCGGAATCCAAAATCGCCCTGTTTCGCATCGCCCAGGAGGCCCTGACCAACATCGAACGCCACGCCGGCGCCACCGAGGTTTCGATCAAACTGTTCGGCCACAAGAAAGGCGGCACGCTTCGCATCATCGACAATGGGCGCGGCATCGGCGACAACACCCCTGCAACGGCCCAAGGTGGCCTTGGCCTGCGCAATATGCAAGAACGGGTCGAGCAACTGGACGGGACCCTGCATATGACCAGCACCAAAGATGGCACAGTGATCGAGGCCCAAATCCCGCTGACCCATCTTCTGCCGCCCGAAGAAACCCGAGGATAA
- a CDS encoding response regulator transcription factor, which produces MSRVTRVVIVDDHPMVTEGIEAILETYDDINVVGTLNNGQAIIDQVDDLAPDVILLDLNMPDMNGLSATEILLEKRPDMRVLILSMHDTPEYIQTALSHGAKGYILKDVPTEEIKTAIDTVMAGQQYLCTGASTALAPKTHDGRETLTSREQTILLQLAQGNSNKQVAAALDISVRTVETHRKNIKRKLGISTTAGLTRYALEHGVLQGTGGL; this is translated from the coding sequence ATGAGCCGTGTCACCCGCGTCGTCATTGTTGACGATCACCCGATGGTCACCGAAGGGATCGAGGCGATCCTTGAAACCTATGACGATATCAACGTGGTCGGCACCCTGAACAACGGGCAGGCGATTATTGATCAGGTCGATGATCTGGCCCCCGATGTAATCCTGCTGGATCTGAACATGCCCGATATGAACGGGCTGTCTGCCACCGAAATATTGCTGGAAAAACGCCCCGATATGCGGGTGCTGATCCTGTCGATGCACGACACGCCGGAATATATCCAGACCGCGCTTAGCCACGGGGCCAAAGGCTATATTCTAAAGGATGTTCCGACCGAGGAAATCAAAACCGCGATTGATACGGTGATGGCCGGGCAGCAATACCTGTGCACCGGTGCCAGCACCGCCCTTGCCCCCAAAACCCACGATGGCCGCGAAACCCTGACCAGCCGCGAACAGACCATTCTGCTGCAACTGGCGCAGGGCAACTCCAACAAACAGGTCGCCGCCGCGCTGGATATTTCGGTGCGCACGGTGGAAACCCACCGCAAGAACATCAAACGCAAGCTGGGCATATCCACCACCGCCGGCCTGACCCGCTATGCGCTGGAACACGGGGTGTTGCAGGGAACGGGCGGGTTATGA
- a CDS encoding Hint domain-containing protein: MTLYNVTAYKWLGYNTVYNSSVSAVLNDNDPAYQGAGDGDETISINGGTFGGTANSPYAINISFTDAAGNPHTETFYFFNTGGSWYFIPGPGSAFTVGATLGGYQSHTVGWNYSDVTCFVRGTRIRTANGELPVEDLRAGMMVETLDAGPQKLRLVLRREILAEELADNPKLRPVVMPAGSLGNGLPLRDLRVSRQHRMLVSSPVVQRMFGQNGVLVSAIKLAALPGICVDMDIAKVEYFHLLFDDHQVVFAEGTPSESLYTGELALNALPQDAVEEIFEILPHVARLDYQCTPARIIPEDRRQKRLVERHVKNGRATVS, translated from the coding sequence ATGACGTTATACAACGTAACGGCATATAAATGGCTGGGCTATAACACGGTCTATAATTCATCTGTATCCGCCGTTCTGAACGATAATGATCCGGCCTATCAGGGGGCAGGGGACGGGGATGAAACCATCAGCATCAATGGCGGGACCTTCGGGGGAACCGCAAACAGCCCCTATGCGATCAACATTTCTTTTACCGATGCCGCGGGCAACCCCCATACCGAAACCTTCTATTTTTTCAACACAGGCGGATCGTGGTATTTCATTCCCGGCCCAGGGTCGGCGTTTACGGTTGGGGCAACGCTCGGGGGGTACCAGAGCCATACCGTCGGCTGGAACTATTCGGATGTGACCTGTTTTGTGCGGGGCACGCGGATACGGACGGCCAACGGGGAACTGCCGGTGGAAGATCTGCGGGCGGGTATGATGGTTGAAACGCTGGATGCGGGGCCGCAAAAGCTGCGGCTGGTGTTGCGGCGTGAAATTTTGGCGGAGGAACTGGCAGATAATCCGAAATTGCGGCCCGTGGTTATGCCGGCGGGATCATTGGGGAATGGTTTGCCCTTGCGGGATTTGCGGGTGTCGCGGCAGCACCGGATGCTGGTGTCTTCGCCGGTGGTGCAGCGGATGTTCGGCCAAAACGGGGTGCTGGTATCCGCGATCAAGCTGGCGGCATTACCGGGGATTTGCGTGGATATGGACATTGCCAAGGTGGAATATTTTCACTTGCTGTTTGACGATCATCAAGTGGTCTTTGCCGAGGGCACCCCGAGCGAGAGCCTGTATACAGGTGAACTAGCGTTAAATGCCTTGCCACAAGACGCGGTCGAGGAAATTTTTGAAATCCTGCCGCATGTTGCACGGCTGGATTACCAATGCACGCCTGCGCGGATCATCCCTGAAGATCGCCGTCAGAAACGACTGGTGGAACGTCATGTGAAAAATGGCCGCGCTACGGTTTCATAA
- a CDS encoding acetolactate synthase 3 large subunit, with amino-acid sequence MKRQMSGAKMIIQALKDQGVEVVFGYPGGAVLPIYDEIFLQNDIRHILVRHEQAAVHAAEGYARSTGKPGVVLVTSGPGATNAVTGMTDALLDSIPLVILTGQVPTFMIGNDAFQEADTVGITRPCTKHNWLVKDTDKLSEIIHEGFHIATSGRPGPVLIDIPKDVQFADGTYVPPKKVDTSRYQPQIKGDIEAITALVELMEQAERPILYTGGGVINSGPAASQLLRELADASGIPVTSTLMGLGAYPASGKNWLGMLGMHGLYEANLAMHGCDLMICVGARFDDRITGRVEDFSPHSKKAHIDIDPSSINKVVHTDIPIIGDIGHVLEDLLKIWKSRGRKVKKPAIGKWWKQIDEWRAVDCLAYKQEGKVIKPQYALERLEALTKGMDRYITTEVGQHQMWAAQFLGFDEPNRLMTSGGLGTMGYGHPSSLGVQLAHPDALVINISGEGSWLMNMQEMGTAVQYRLPAKQFILNNERLGMVRQWQELLHGERYSATWQEALPDFVKLAEAFGAKGIRVEDPADLDDAIMEMIRHDGPVIFDCLVEKHENCFPMIPSGAPHNEMLMGNAETQGVIGNTGAVLV; translated from the coding sequence ATGAAACGTCAAATGAGCGGCGCGAAAATGATAATCCAGGCCTTGAAGGATCAGGGCGTGGAAGTCGTGTTCGGATATCCGGGCGGTGCCGTGCTACCGATTTATGACGAAATCTTTCTGCAAAACGACATTCGCCACATTCTGGTGCGCCATGAACAGGCCGCGGTTCACGCCGCTGAGGGTTACGCGCGCTCGACCGGCAAACCCGGCGTTGTGCTGGTCACCTCCGGTCCCGGCGCAACCAACGCGGTGACCGGCATGACGGATGCACTGCTGGACAGTATCCCGCTGGTCATTCTGACAGGTCAGGTGCCCACCTTCATGATCGGCAATGATGCCTTTCAGGAGGCCGACACCGTGGGCATCACCCGCCCCTGCACCAAGCATAACTGGCTGGTCAAGGACACCGACAAACTGTCCGAAATCATCCACGAGGGTTTTCACATCGCCACATCCGGCCGCCCCGGCCCCGTGCTGATCGACATTCCCAAGGACGTGCAATTTGCCGATGGCACCTATGTGCCACCCAAAAAGGTGGACACATCGCGCTATCAGCCGCAAATCAAGGGCGACATCGAGGCTATCACAGCCTTGGTCGAACTGATGGAACAGGCCGAACGCCCGATCCTTTACACCGGCGGCGGCGTGATCAATTCCGGCCCCGCCGCCAGCCAGCTGCTGCGCGAACTGGCCGATGCCAGCGGCATTCCGGTGACCTCGACATTGATGGGTCTGGGCGCCTACCCTGCCTCGGGTAAAAACTGGCTGGGTATGCTGGGCATGCACGGGCTGTACGAGGCAAATCTGGCGATGCACGGGTGTGATCTAATGATCTGTGTCGGCGCACGGTTCGATGACCGTATCACCGGCCGGGTCGAGGATTTCAGCCCCCATTCGAAAAAGGCGCATATCGACATTGATCCGTCATCCATCAACAAGGTGGTGCACACCGATATCCCGATCATCGGTGACATCGGCCATGTTTTGGAAGATCTGCTGAAAATCTGGAAATCCCGTGGCCGCAAGGTGAAAAAACCGGCGATCGGCAAATGGTGGAAACAGATCGACGAATGGCGCGCGGTGGATTGTCTGGCCTATAAACAGGAAGGCAAGGTGATCAAGCCGCAATACGCGCTGGAACGGCTGGAAGCACTGACCAAAGGCATGGACCGCTACATCACCACCGAAGTGGGCCAGCACCAGATGTGGGCGGCGCAGTTCCTTGGCTTTGATGAACCAAACCGGCTGATGACCTCTGGCGGTCTGGGCACAATGGGCTATGGTCATCCGTCGTCTTTGGGCGTGCAACTGGCCCATCCTGACGCGCTGGTGATCAACATCTCCGGCGAAGGGTCATGGCTGATGAACATGCAGGAAATGGGCACCGCAGTGCAGTACCGCCTGCCCGCCAAGCAATTCATCCTGAACAATGAACGTCTGGGCATGGTGCGCCAGTGGCAGGAACTGCTGCACGGCGAACGCTATTCGGCCACCTGGCAAGAGGCCCTGCCCGATTTCGTCAAACTGGCCGAAGCATTCGGCGCCAAGGGTATCCGGGTCGAGGACCCCGCCGATCTGGACGATGCGATCATGGAAATGATCAGGCACGACGGACCGGTGATTTTCGATTGTCTGGTGGAAAAACACGAAAACTGCTTCCCGATGATCCCGTCGGGTGCACCGCATAATGAAATGCTGATGGGCAATGCCGAAACCCAAGGGGTTATAGGCAACACCGGCGCGGTTCTGGTTTAA
- the ilvN gene encoding acetolactate synthase small subunit, giving the protein MSALNIKKGSSAKSAYDLKNPNADVNEAHTLTVTVDNEAGVLARVIGLFSGRGYNIESLTVAEINEEYHTSRITIVTTGTPQVIEQIKAQLGRIVPVHSVHDLTVEGPYIERELALFKVAGTSDKRVEALRLADIFRANVVDSTLESFVFEMTGTSEKIDAFADLMRPLGLVETARTGVAAMSRGA; this is encoded by the coding sequence ATGTCTGCACTAAATATCAAAAAAGGCTCATCGGCCAAATCGGCCTATGACCTGAAAAATCCCAACGCCGATGTAAACGAGGCCCACACCCTGACCGTCACCGTTGATAACGAGGCCGGTGTTCTGGCCCGTGTGATCGGTCTGTTTTCAGGGCGCGGATATAACATCGAAAGCCTGACCGTGGCCGAGATCAACGAGGAATACCATACCTCGCGGATCACCATCGTCACCACCGGCACCCCGCAGGTGATCGAACAGATCAAGGCACAGCTGGGCCGCATTGTGCCGGTCCATTCGGTGCATGACCTGACGGTCGAAGGCCCCTACATTGAACGTGAACTGGCCTTGTTCAAGGTGGCGGGAACCAGCGACAAACGGGTCGAGGCCCTGCGTCTGGCCGATATTTTCCGCGCCAATGTGGTGGACAGCACGCTGGAAAGCTTTGTGTTCGAAATGACCGGCACCAGCGAAAAAATCGACGCCTTTGCCGATCTGATGCGCCCGCTGGGTCTGGTTGAAACCGCCCGCACCGGCGTGGCGGCCATGTCGCGCGGGGCATAG
- a CDS encoding EF-hand domain-containing protein, with product MKKIVTYTATAFALTLAATAVSAQSEIDADGDGLLSYNELLAAYPAMTEENFTAIDTNSDGAVDADELKVATDAGMLPTEG from the coding sequence ATGAAAAAGATCGTAACCTATACCGCCACCGCATTCGCCCTGACACTTGCCGCAACAGCCGTGAGCGCCCAAAGCGAAATCGACGCGGATGGTGACGGGCTATTGTCGTATAACGAGCTGCTGGCGGCCTATCCGGCCATGACCGAGGAAAATTTTACCGCGATCGACACCAATTCGGACGGTGCTGTGGATGCGGATGAATTGAAGGTTGCTACGGATGCCGGCATGCTGCCGACCGAAGGGTAA
- a CDS encoding RNA polymerase sigma factor yields the protein MTSDAQTLTDLMPALIRLARILAPSPDMAEDMAQEALLRVWARMKNGATIEDLRPYLMTTLRNASTKPAQQHQELTEQNTPGKPAEVWSRFACGDVNDAITRLPADQADLLRMAALQGTSYARIAKTFDLPIGTVMSRISRARAQLRADLNLPKSKAVETLLQDMAS from the coding sequence ATGACAAGTGACGCACAAACCCTGACTGATCTGATGCCTGCGCTGATCCGGCTGGCCCGCATTCTGGCCCCCAGCCCCGACATGGCCGAGGACATGGCCCAAGAGGCCCTGTTGCGTGTCTGGGCGCGGATGAAAAACGGGGCCACAATCGAGGATTTGCGCCCCTACCTGATGACCACCCTGCGCAACGCCAGCACCAAACCGGCACAGCAACATCAGGAACTGACCGAACAAAACACCCCGGGCAAACCGGCCGAAGTCTGGAGCCGCTTTGCCTGTGGTGATGTTAACGACGCCATAACCCGCTTGCCGGCGGATCAGGCAGACCTATTGCGCATGGCTGCCTTGCAGGGCACCAGCTATGCCCGGATAGCCAAAACCTTTGACCTACCTATAGGAACCGTGATGTCCCGCATTTCCCGCGCCCGCGCGCAATTGCGCGCGGATCTGAATTTGCCCAAATCCAAAGCCGTGGAAACCCTGTTGCAGGACATGGCTTCCTAA